The Cottoperca gobio chromosome 22, fCotGob3.1, whole genome shotgun sequence genome contains a region encoding:
- the tedc1 gene encoding tubulin epsilon and delta complex protein 1 has translation MQRSKAAVSVEVKQVIGALCRLLAATGLESVPAPENFRRAKFGGGLEVEEQFWQLLTDILQTSGIVSREARAQLGGEHRALVAAGLWQTGYHADWMYGQGGGKGGEGGRFSSKDLLLALGWLLATGKLEKLLTQRIQQLDKTLLLTPTPVNPQLPNEFQLDLASLRKLQWLIGSLRYQGRTLLSMQEERTCLLHAVFFASLPSSVSSTSSDQGSTLLRKDCACMQQLCDLLEAYLKWKQVETVFWTWMDSVVDCHLTDPVFKKPTHAPNGSARVCHHGNRGLEKLENMLLRLPTGQKGQRRVREAPEDRGEGLLQCRSDTSCLPPLLSSFPCPPSCPQVYRARLQTERPCRHSSHPAHEARGQADTPDEFAASQAAQPLLHTEALLLERRDRQRLANRMQLQDMIGRLDELVLIPP, from the exons ATGCAGCGGAGTAAAGCGGCTGTGAGCGTGGAAGTGAAGCAGGTGATTGGAGCTCTGTGCAGACTGCTCGCTGCCACCGGGCTGGAATCTGTCCCCGCACCGGAGAACTTCAGACGGGCTAAATTCGGTGGTGGACTCGAGGTG GAGGAACAGTTTTGGCAGCTCCTCACCGATATCCTTCAGACGTCTGGCATTGTTTCCCGTGAAGCTCGTGCACAGCTAGGAGGAG AGCACAGAGCGCTGGTCGCTGCAGGCCTCTGGCAGACTGGTTACCATGCTGACTGGATGTATGGGCAAgggggaggaaaaggaggggagggagggagattcTCCAGCAAAGACCTCCTCCTGGCGCTTGGCTGGCTTCTCGCTACAGGAAAACTGGAGAAACTGCTGACACAGAGAATACAGCAACTCGACAAAACACTCCTACTCACGCCTACACCT GTGAACCCGCAGCTTCCAAATGAGTTCCAGTTAGACTTAGCATCTCTGAGGAAACTTCAATGGCTCATTGGTTCTCTGAGATACCAGGGGCGGACGCTGCTGTCCATGCAAGAAGAGCGAACTTGCTTGCTCCATGCT GTTTTCTTTGCCAGCCTTCCCTCCTCTGtatcctccacctcctctgatCAAGGCTCAACATTGCTAAGGAAG GACTGTGCTTGtatgcagcagctctgtgacctCCTAGAAGCATATCTGAAGTGGAAACAGGTAGAGACAGTCTTCTGGACCTGGATG gACAGTGTGGTGGATTGCCATCTGACAGATCCTGTTTTCAAGAAGCCTACACATGCACCCAATGGGAGTGCAAGAGTGTGTCACCACGGAAACCGGGGGCTAGAGAAATTGGAGAACATGCTATTGAGACTACCTACAGGACag AAAGGACAGAGAAGAGTCAGAGAGGCCcctgaggacagaggagaagGACTCTTGCAGTGTAGATCGGACACCTCttgcctccctcctcttctctcctctttcccctgTCCGCCCTCCTGCCCCCAGGTGTACCGAGCCAGGCTCCAGACTGAGAGGCCATGCAGACACAGCAGCCACCCAGCACATGAGGCCCGCGGTCAGGCCGACACTCCGGACGAGTTTGCAGCGTCTCAGGCTGCGCAGCCGCTTCTTCACACAGAGGCTCTGCTGCTGGAGAGGCGGGACAGGCAGAGACTGGCCAATAGGATGCAGCTGCAGGACATGATTGGCAGGCTGGATGAACTGGTGTTAATACCACCATAG
- the pth2 gene encoding tuberoinfundibular peptide of 39 residues: protein MSDLPAFPRMSFLLLCILGMTSVTSGFPQPRLPLRSPDDSEEHKRDDWDVLFPSISLRDWSIQMMSALSLQAAADSETGQIREYLFAPERAEASMERAWPAKWSSQGASTVKRNMVVADDAAFREKSKLLTSMERQKWLNSYMQKLLVVNSS from the exons ATGTCTGATCTCCCTGCTTTCCCCCGTATGTCTTTCCTGTTGCTTTGCATTCTGGGTATGACCTCGGTGACATCTGGCTTTCCTCAGCCTCGACTACCTCTCAG AAGTCCTGATGATTCAGAAGAACATAAACGAGATGATTGGGATGTCCTcttcccctccatctctctccgtGATTGGAGCATTCAAATGATGTCAGCGCTCAGCCTCCAAGCAGCAGCCGACAGTGAGACAGGACAGATAAGAGAGTATTTGTTTGCCCCTGAGAGGGCAGAGGCAAG CATGGAGAGGGCGTGGCCTGCTAAATGGTCGTCTCAGGGTGCCAGCACGGTGAAGAGGAACATGGtggtggctgatgatgctgccTTCAGAGAGAAAAGTAAACTCCTCACCTCCATGGAGAGACAGAAGTGGCTCAACTCCTACATGCAGAAACTACTGGTGGTTAACTCTTCATGA
- the dnal1 gene encoding dynein axonemal light chain 1 — protein MAKATTVREALAKWEEKSGEKVSETKALKLYGQVPPIEKMDASLSTLTNCEKLSLSTNCIEKITNLNGLKNLRILSLGRNNIKALTGLEAVGETLEELWISYNLIEKLKGIQSMKNLRVLYMSNNLVKEWGEFVRLADLPCLADLVFVGNPLEEKHSTEGTWMDEASKRLPNLKKLDGTPVIKQEEDEGDGES, from the exons ATG GCCAAAGCAACGACTGTGAGAGAGGCACTGGCCAAATGG gaGGAGAAGTCAGGGGAGAAAGTGAGCGAGACTAAAGCCCTAAAACTGTATGGTCAGGTTCCTCCTATAGAGAAGATGGATGCCTCTCTCTCCACACTCACCAACTGCGA GAAGCTCTCTCTGTCCACAAACTGCATTGAAAAAATAACCAATCTCAATGGCCTGA AGAACTTGAGGATATTGTCATTAGGAAGAAATAATATAAAGGCTCTCACTGGGCTG gaGGCAGTAGGGGAGACATTAGAAGAGTTGTGGATCTCCTATAACTTGATAGAGAAACTGAAGGGAATTCAATCCATGAAGAACCTCAGAGTCCTCTACATGTCCAACAACCTGGTCAAAGAATGGG GAGAGTTTGTGAGGCTAGCTGATCTGCCATGCCTCGCAGACCTGGTGTTTGTTGGAAATCCTCTGGAGGAGAAGCATTCAACTGAGGGGACCTGGATGGATGAAGCCTCTAAAAGACTACCTAATTTGAAGAAACTAGATG GAACCCCAGTCATCAAACAAGAAGAGGATGAAGGAGATGGGGAGAGCTAA